One window of Mangrovibacterium diazotrophicum genomic DNA carries:
- a CDS encoding polysaccharide pyruvyl transferase family protein → MKKTKVKIGITWADPYNRNLGVAALSYSTTAIIVDILSEMELQYELVFVGSSKSIEDKILINDSQINITNSFRINFLDWKAPIKFLLYPSKFKLRKLVGLDFIIDIGEGDSFSDIYGNERFNRILNSKSFFTLLGKKQLLLPQTIGPFNDSGHEKKAFKVMKKLDYIFCRDKTSFDYTFAHLPQQNIFEMVDVAFFLPYTKKKLSHEKINVGINISGLLWNGGYTQSNQFNLKVDYQQLIKAVLSYFESIENVQIHLIPHVVPDDFPLEDDHKVAMEIKNTISPNAIVAPRFATPIEAKSYISGLDFFTGARMHACIAAFSATVPVFPMAYSRKFNGLFSETLDYSTGGDMLNQTDAIILADLKSAFENRNQLVDIITKRMNTIVKERGQLLRQKLSDFFLPNK, encoded by the coding sequence ATGAAGAAAACTAAAGTAAAAATCGGAATTACATGGGCGGATCCCTACAATCGTAATCTCGGAGTTGCAGCATTATCTTATTCAACTACTGCAATAATAGTTGATATTTTATCAGAAATGGAACTTCAATATGAATTGGTATTTGTTGGTAGTTCCAAATCGATAGAAGACAAAATCCTAATAAATGATTCTCAGATAAATATTACAAATTCCTTTAGAATCAATTTTCTCGATTGGAAAGCACCAATAAAGTTTTTACTATATCCGTCAAAATTCAAACTTAGAAAACTAGTTGGTTTGGATTTCATAATAGATATTGGCGAAGGTGACAGTTTTTCAGACATATACGGAAACGAAAGATTCAACCGAATTTTAAATTCAAAAAGCTTCTTTACTCTTCTGGGGAAAAAACAATTGTTACTGCCGCAAACCATAGGCCCTTTCAATGACAGTGGCCATGAGAAAAAGGCTTTTAAGGTAATGAAAAAACTCGACTACATCTTTTGTCGAGATAAAACAAGTTTTGATTACACATTTGCGCATCTCCCACAACAGAATATATTCGAGATGGTTGATGTTGCCTTTTTTCTTCCCTATACAAAAAAGAAATTATCACATGAAAAAATAAACGTTGGAATCAACATATCTGGGTTACTCTGGAATGGAGGATATACTCAATCCAATCAATTCAATCTGAAGGTAGACTATCAACAATTGATAAAAGCTGTCTTATCTTATTTTGAATCGATTGAAAATGTGCAGATTCACCTGATACCGCATGTTGTGCCAGATGATTTCCCATTGGAAGATGACCATAAAGTAGCTATGGAAATAAAAAATACGATTTCGCCAAACGCTATTGTTGCTCCTCGTTTTGCGACTCCAATTGAAGCCAAAAGCTATATCAGTGGATTAGACTTTTTCACCGGTGCAAGAATGCACGCCTGTATCGCAGCTTTCTCGGCAACCGTTCCTGTCTTCCCGATGGCATACAGCCGGAAGTTTAACGGCCTTTTTTCTGAGACATTAGACTATTCAACAGGAGGAGATATGCTTAATCAAACTGACGCGATCATATTAGCAGACCTCAAATCGGCCTTTGAAAATAGAAATCAATTAGTGGATATCATTACTAAACGCATGAATACAATTGTGAAAGAACGAGGACAGCTATTAAGACAGAAACTTTCTGATTTTTTCCTCCCAAACAAGTAA
- a CDS encoding Coenzyme F420 hydrogenase/dehydrogenase, beta subunit C-terminal domain, translating to MNKIEKVVKTDLCLGCGLCEAIATKEKCSMILEENGFYRPRFTQPVSQKTIKSIAKCCPGISVRNHRENNDIWGKVAEIKDAWSSDPTIRKKGSSGGILTALAVFLLENKLVDGILQVGKSATHYLHNELKISRTREEVIENASSRYAPALVFDQIKLILDQNNEKYAFIGKPCDIAGIKNFVREFSQYENRIIYHLAIFCAGMPSYNGTKKIIENSGIQDKPINLKYRGDGWPGFFEVKFEKSPSFKVSYNDSWGNVLGKHLGMRCKICPDGIGLLADIVAGDSWNTKDGYPDFTESDGRSFVLIRNTKGTELFQKALAEKAIISESLEESKIKEIQNYQYLRRLLAGYRILPVQIFTGGLLSFKQLSLFKLALKANYITGLNNLLGTMKRLIKDL from the coding sequence ATGAATAAAATAGAAAAAGTTGTAAAAACAGATTTATGTTTGGGGTGTGGACTATGTGAAGCGATTGCCACTAAAGAGAAATGTTCGATGATTTTGGAAGAAAATGGGTTTTATCGTCCAAGATTCACGCAACCGGTATCTCAAAAAACAATCAAATCTATTGCCAAATGTTGCCCCGGCATATCTGTCCGGAACCATCGGGAGAATAACGATATTTGGGGTAAAGTCGCAGAAATCAAAGATGCTTGGTCTTCAGACCCGACAATAAGAAAAAAGGGATCTTCTGGAGGCATACTCACTGCTTTAGCTGTATTTCTACTTGAAAATAAATTAGTTGATGGCATTTTACAAGTAGGGAAAAGTGCAACTCACTACTTACACAATGAATTAAAAATTTCAAGAACACGGGAAGAGGTAATCGAAAATGCATCTTCCAGATATGCTCCAGCTTTAGTTTTTGATCAGATAAAATTGATACTCGATCAAAATAATGAAAAGTACGCTTTTATAGGTAAGCCATGTGATATTGCTGGAATAAAAAACTTTGTTCGGGAATTTTCGCAATATGAAAATCGAATAATCTACCATTTAGCTATCTTCTGCGCAGGGATGCCAAGTTACAACGGAACGAAAAAGATCATTGAGAACTCCGGAATACAAGATAAGCCAATTAATTTGAAATACAGAGGCGATGGATGGCCGGGATTCTTTGAAGTGAAATTTGAAAAAAGTCCGTCATTTAAGGTATCCTATAACGATAGCTGGGGAAACGTGCTAGGAAAACACCTTGGTATGCGATGTAAAATATGCCCGGATGGAATTGGCCTTTTAGCCGATATTGTAGCAGGAGACTCATGGAATACCAAAGACGGGTATCCTGATTTTACAGAAAGTGACGGTCGAAGCTTTGTATTGATTCGCAATACAAAAGGAACAGAATTGTTTCAAAAAGCTTTAGCAGAAAAAGCAATTATCTCAGAAAGCCTGGAAGAAAGCAAAATCAAAGAGATTCAAAACTATCAATATCTAAGGAGACTATTGGCGGGCTATCGAATTCTCCCCGTCCAAATTTTCACGGGAGGATTACTATCTTTCAAACAACTATCTCTATTTAAGTTGGCTCTAAAAGCCAATTATATCACAGGGCTAAATAATTTGCTGGGAACCATGAAAAGACTGATAAAAGATTTGTAA
- a CDS encoding CatB-related O-acetyltransferase has product MKRVIHRMRMFLLNKKIEREGGEAFSESIRRFYSSHYNIHVGYGTYGGCFNSVNIAGGTVFGNYCSIAQNVKIFRANHPLNYFTLHPLFYNPFFGYVKTDQLDRPTLKIGHDVWIGESTIILPSVKTIGNGAVIGAGSIVTKDVPPYSVVAGNPAKVIKIRFSDEKIKKLEATKWWEWRKSELLQKKESLEKIVNEK; this is encoded by the coding sequence ATGAAAAGAGTTATTCATAGAATGAGAATGTTCCTTCTAAACAAGAAAATTGAGCGAGAGGGAGGTGAGGCATTCTCAGAATCGATCAGGAGGTTTTACTCTTCCCACTACAATATTCATGTTGGATATGGGACTTACGGTGGTTGTTTTAACTCCGTCAATATAGCTGGTGGGACCGTATTTGGCAATTATTGTTCGATAGCCCAAAATGTAAAAATATTCAGGGCAAACCATCCACTAAATTACTTCACACTACACCCGCTGTTTTACAATCCATTTTTTGGATATGTAAAAACAGATCAACTAGATAGGCCGACTTTAAAGATTGGACATGATGTATGGATTGGAGAATCCACAATCATTCTACCGTCGGTCAAAACAATTGGAAATGGTGCCGTTATTGGAGCGGGAAGTATTGTTACGAAAGACGTCCCTCCCTACTCTGTAGTTGCAGGAAATCCAGCCAAAGTCATTAAGATCAGATTTTCTGACGAAAAAATAAAAAAATTAGAAGCAACTAAATGGTGGGAATGGAGAAAAAGCGAATTACTCCAGAAAAAAGAGTCCCTTGAAAAAATAGTCAATGAAAAATAA
- a CDS encoding lipopolysaccharide biosynthesis protein has product MKNKQITYFANSFIWGVVAKIIDALIKFATIPLLLNYFGDENYGLLTLAIATNAYIQLLDLGMNTGAVKFFSQWIVKKEYDLIDRVARTNYTFYLIIGLINASILICLATIGADIFKISLDQFHIFQKLLLIMALFSLFNWVTFVFNQLLIADEKIAYTQKWLSIKAIANLIIVFLTLKLKLSLIQYFTLFCFINIILFLPYYITCKKNQLLKSLIPGFHWKEFSAVFRYSMAIFAMSLFQFTATQSRPLVLGMFSKEGLSILAEYRIIEVFPIFIISIGGILISILLPKTAKAIEEKNKKEVERIAYQGTKYTSIIVILLCLPIILNSTEIIRLYVGDSYTNLSVWLSIWVATITLFLHGSPSASLVLATGKTRMLVYSSAIACTVSIILNALLCSYYGVGSAVIGYLVYIVIQMAFYYFYFNHKILELNSLKVFKSFVIPTSIGFAALGCVWMLNIQLPNLYLQVASKSLIWFAVFAAILHFTKTLRVDQLVTIISRTKE; this is encoded by the coding sequence ATGAAAAATAAGCAAATAACATATTTTGCCAACTCTTTCATTTGGGGGGTTGTCGCAAAAATTATCGATGCTCTGATTAAATTTGCAACTATTCCCCTGCTATTAAACTACTTTGGCGATGAGAACTATGGTCTTTTAACCTTAGCCATTGCAACAAACGCTTACATACAGCTATTAGATCTAGGGATGAATACTGGAGCTGTCAAATTCTTTTCTCAATGGATTGTCAAAAAGGAATATGATTTGATTGATCGAGTTGCAAGAACAAATTACACCTTCTATTTAATTATAGGTCTCATCAACGCCTCTATCCTTATCTGTTTGGCAACTATAGGTGCTGATATTTTTAAGATATCACTTGACCAGTTTCACATTTTCCAAAAGCTCCTTTTGATTATGGCTCTATTTAGCTTATTCAATTGGGTGACCTTTGTTTTTAACCAACTCCTTATTGCAGACGAAAAAATCGCTTACACTCAAAAGTGGTTATCAATTAAAGCAATCGCTAACTTGATAATTGTCTTCCTAACATTAAAACTAAAATTATCACTGATCCAGTACTTCACATTGTTCTGTTTTATCAATATCATATTATTCTTGCCCTACTATATCACCTGTAAAAAAAATCAACTGCTAAAAAGCTTGATCCCTGGTTTTCATTGGAAAGAATTCTCAGCTGTATTCCGTTACAGTATGGCTATTTTTGCAATGAGTTTATTCCAATTTACAGCTACCCAATCGCGTCCATTGGTATTAGGAATGTTTTCCAAAGAAGGATTATCAATTCTTGCGGAGTATCGCATTATTGAAGTATTCCCTATATTTATCATCTCTATCGGAGGTATATTAATCTCGATTTTATTGCCCAAAACAGCTAAAGCCATCGAAGAAAAAAACAAAAAAGAAGTCGAAAGAATCGCTTATCAAGGAACAAAATATACAAGTATTATCGTAATCCTTCTTTGCTTACCAATTATCCTTAACTCAACAGAAATAATTAGGCTATATGTTGGTGATTCTTATACAAATCTCTCTGTGTGGCTTTCAATATGGGTAGCTACAATTACTCTTTTTCTTCATGGCAGCCCAAGCGCAAGCCTGGTTCTCGCAACAGGTAAGACACGAATGCTGGTCTATAGTTCTGCTATAGCCTGTACCGTCTCAATTATATTGAACGCGCTGTTATGTTCATATTATGGTGTAGGTTCCGCAGTTATCGGGTATCTTGTTTATATTGTCATTCAAATGGCCTTTTATTACTTCTATTTTAATCACAAGATACTGGAATTAAACTCGCTCAAAGTTTTCAAATCATTTGTTATCCCGACTAGCATCGGATTTGCAGCCCTGGGGTGCGTTTGGATGCTAAACATCCAACTTCCGAATTTATACTTGCAAGTTGCCAGTAAAAGTTTAATTTGGTTCGCTGTATTTGCAGCGATACTTCATTTTACGAAAACGCTTCGCGTCGATCAATTAGTGACAATCATAAGCAGAACTAAAGAATAA